The following coding sequences lie in one Alphaproteobacteria bacterium genomic window:
- the tssA gene encoding type VI secretion system protein TssA encodes MATAPVLDLDSLVAPISDEAPTGEDLRADASPTSIYYQLKDARSSARAAERQSAAEGESGSVPDQWRVILDKAPAVLAERSKDLEIAAWLIEALVRFHGFAGLRDGFRLITALVGAHWAGLYPVEDEDGLETKIAPLTGLNGEGADGTLIMPIRQIPLTEPGDTGPLAYWHYQQADAVGRIADEDKRQARIDAGAITVDQFNAAVNATSPGFYQRLFEDAAEATAAFAEMEAVLNELCGADGPPTGAIRSSMSDVIDLVRYAARDRMPVAAAEPEAAGDAAQAPAAGGGGEAAAAAPRGGSDVIANREDAFRLILKAAEFFRRNEPHSPIAYTLEDLVRRGRMSLHELLIELLPDGDARRGFLTAAGIKPRADGGEE; translated from the coding sequence ATGGCGACAGCCCCCGTGCTCGATCTCGATTCGCTGGTTGCGCCGATCTCCGACGAGGCGCCGACCGGCGAGGACCTGCGCGCCGACGCCTCGCCGACATCGATCTACTACCAGCTGAAGGACGCGCGCTCGTCCGCCCGCGCCGCCGAGCGGCAGAGCGCGGCGGAGGGCGAGAGCGGCAGCGTGCCCGACCAGTGGCGGGTGATCCTGGACAAGGCGCCGGCGGTGCTGGCCGAGCGCAGCAAGGACCTGGAGATCGCCGCCTGGCTGATCGAGGCCCTGGTCCGGTTCCACGGCTTCGCCGGGCTGCGCGACGGCTTCCGGCTGATCACCGCGCTGGTCGGGGCCCATTGGGCCGGCCTCTATCCGGTCGAGGACGAGGACGGGCTGGAAACCAAGATCGCGCCGCTGACCGGCCTGAACGGCGAGGGCGCCGACGGCACGCTGATCATGCCGATCCGCCAGATTCCGTTGACCGAGCCGGGCGATACCGGCCCGCTGGCCTATTGGCACTACCAGCAGGCCGATGCCGTCGGCCGCATCGCCGACGAGGACAAGCGCCAGGCCCGCATCGACGCCGGTGCGATCACGGTCGACCAGTTCAATGCGGCGGTGAACGCGACCTCGCCGGGATTCTATCAGCGGCTGTTCGAGGATGCCGCGGAAGCGACCGCCGCCTTCGCCGAAATGGAGGCGGTGCTGAACGAGCTCTGCGGCGCGGACGGACCGCCGACCGGGGCGATCCGCTCGTCTATGTCCGACGTGATCGACCTGGTGCGGTACGCCGCCCGCGACCGCATGCCGGTGGCGGCGGCGGAGCCGGAAGCGGCGGGCGATGCGGCCCAGGCGCCGGCGGCGGGCGGCGGCGGCGAGGCCGCCGCGGCCGCGCCGCGCGGCGGCAGCGACGTCATCGCCAACCGCGAGGATGCGTTCCGCCTGATCCTGAAGGCGGCGGAGTTCTTCCGGCGCAACGAGCCGCATTCGCCCATCGCCTATACGCTGGAGGACCTGGTCCGCCGCGGGCGCATGTCGCTGCACGAACTGTTGATCGAGCTGCTGCCAGACGGCGACGCCCGCCGCGGGTTCCTGACTGCCGCCGGAATCAAGCCGCGGGCCGACGGCGGCGAGGAGTGA
- the tssB gene encoding type VI secretion system contractile sheath small subunit, with product MASIHDKLERVRKPRVHIRYDVETEGAQVEKELPFVVGVMGDFSGDPTEPLKPLKDRKFIQIDRDNFNDVMKRMTPGLQMKVENTLAGDGSEMAVDLKFNSMDDFDPVNVVNQIEPLRKLLETRDKLRDLMSKVDRSEELEGLLEQVLKSGEDLKALGAQLGVDEEGKKSDGEGA from the coding sequence ATGGCGAGTATCCACGATAAGCTGGAACGGGTGCGCAAGCCCCGTGTCCACATCCGCTACGATGTAGAGACCGAGGGCGCCCAGGTCGAAAAGGAGCTGCCCTTCGTGGTCGGCGTCATGGGCGATTTCTCGGGCGACCCGACCGAGCCGCTGAAGCCGTTGAAGGATCGCAAGTTCATCCAGATCGACCGCGACAACTTCAACGACGTCATGAAGCGCATGACCCCCGGGCTGCAGATGAAGGTCGAGAACACGCTGGCCGGCGACGGCAGCGAGATGGCGGTCGACCTGAAGTTCAACTCGATGGACGACTTCGACCCGGTCAATGTGGTCAACCAGATCGAGCCGCTGCGCAAGCTGCTGGAGACGCGCGACAAGCTGCGCGACCTGATGTCGAAGGTCGACCGCTCGGAAGAGCTGGAAGGTCTGCTTGAGCAGGTGCTGAAGAGCGGCGAGGACCTGAAGGCGCTGGGCGCCCAGCTCGGCGTCGACGAGGAAGGCAAGAAATCCGACGGAGAGGGTGCGTAA
- the tssC gene encoding type VI secretion system contractile sheath large subunit produces the protein MAETQAAEAQAAEAGEASLLDQMVAATKQTEPDRAQDLLKTLTQEALAGTVTFSKNLTQTFNAAIAAIDAKLSAQLAAVMHHEKFQKLEGTWRGLHHLVMNSETSATLKIRVLNVSKRDLYKDLSKAVEFDQSQTFKKLYETEFGSPGGEPYGALIGDYEFTNHPEDIELLTGMSNIAAASFAPFISSAGPKMFGFESYEELSKPRDMEKIFESIEYAKWRSFRDSEDSRFVTLTMPRVLARAPYGSATKPVEEFGYEEGRLDANGNPVAMDHTEFCWMNAAYVMGARLTDAFAQNGFCTAIRGAENGGKVENLPSYVFKSDDGDSDQKCPTEIGITDRREAELSKLGFLPLCHYKNTDYAVFFGAQTSQKPKKYDRPEATANAAISARLPYIMATARFAHYLKVMARDKIGSFMEAEDCAAWLNRWIKNYVNANPDASAEMRAKYPLREATVQVKEVPGAPGSYHAVAYMRPWLQMEELTASMRMVARIPQMGG, from the coding sequence ATGGCTGAAACCCAAGCTGCCGAAGCCCAGGCCGCCGAAGCCGGGGAGGCCAGTCTCCTCGACCAGATGGTCGCGGCGACCAAGCAGACCGAGCCCGACCGGGCCCAGGACCTGCTGAAGACGCTGACCCAGGAAGCCCTGGCCGGCACGGTCACGTTCTCGAAGAACCTGACCCAGACCTTCAACGCCGCGATCGCGGCGATCGACGCCAAGCTGTCGGCCCAGCTCGCCGCGGTGATGCATCACGAGAAGTTCCAGAAGCTGGAAGGCACCTGGCGCGGGCTGCATCACCTGGTGATGAACTCCGAGACCAGCGCCACGCTGAAGATCCGCGTGCTGAACGTGTCGAAGCGCGACCTGTACAAGGACCTCAGCAAGGCGGTCGAGTTCGACCAGAGCCAGACCTTCAAGAAGCTGTACGAGACCGAGTTCGGCTCGCCCGGCGGCGAGCCCTACGGTGCGCTGATCGGCGACTACGAGTTCACCAACCATCCCGAGGACATCGAGCTGCTGACCGGGATGTCGAACATCGCCGCCGCCTCGTTCGCGCCGTTCATCTCGTCGGCCGGTCCGAAGATGTTCGGCTTCGAATCCTACGAGGAGCTCTCCAAGCCGCGCGATATGGAGAAGATCTTCGAATCGATCGAGTACGCCAAGTGGCGCAGCTTCCGCGACAGCGAGGATTCCCGCTTCGTGACGCTGACCATGCCGCGCGTGCTGGCGCGCGCGCCCTACGGTTCGGCGACCAAGCCGGTGGAGGAGTTCGGCTACGAGGAAGGCCGGCTCGACGCCAACGGCAATCCGGTGGCGATGGACCACACGGAGTTCTGCTGGATGAACGCGGCCTATGTGATGGGCGCGCGGCTGACCGACGCCTTCGCCCAGAACGGCTTCTGCACCGCCATCCGCGGCGCCGAAAACGGGGGCAAGGTGGAGAACCTGCCGAGCTATGTTTTCAAGAGCGACGACGGCGACAGCGACCAGAAGTGCCCGACCGAGATCGGCATCACCGACCGCCGCGAGGCGGAGCTGAGCAAGCTCGGCTTCCTGCCGCTGTGCCACTACAAGAACACCGACTATGCCGTGTTCTTCGGGGCGCAGACCAGCCAGAAGCCGAAGAAGTACGACCGGCCCGAGGCGACGGCGAACGCCGCCATTTCGGCCCGCCTGCCGTACATCATGGCGACCGCCCGCTTCGCCCACTACCTGAAGGTGATGGCGCGCGACAAGATCGGCTCGTTCATGGAGGCGGAGGATTGCGCCGCCTGGCTGAACCGCTGGATCAAGAACTACGTCAACGCCAACCCGGACGCGAGCGCCGAGATGCGGGCGAAATACCCGCTGCGCGAGGCGACGGTGCAGGTGAAGGAGGTGCCCGGCGCACCCGGCTCCTACCATGCCGTGGCCTATATGCGGCCGTGGCTGCAGATGGAGGAGCTGACCGCGTCGATGCGAATGGTCGCGCGCATTCCGCAGATGGGCGGCTGA
- the tssC gene encoding type VI secretion system contractile sheath large subunit, translating to MNAVTGRRADAAFGAYVFRALERALANGRGPLRERLVGALELAIALIDELVQDQLNAVLHNPRFQRLEATWRGVRYLAGQLLPKDNVKIRVLNIRWRDICRDIERAIEFDQAALFQLIYDQEFGIAGGEPYGLLVVDHEVQHSPSADHPTDDISALKGLAQIAAAAFAPCILGCAPALLEVDRFTGIGATTGFTGVFRKPVYARWRAMQESEDARFVGLTLPHVLMRLPYTDAGRARDRFRFREDVSDPTGDAYLWGSAGFAFAGIVIRAFQRYRWFADIRGARRDSLSGGLVTDLPVHCFATDRDGVAIRISTDVALTETQEIGLSDAGIIPLMKCKDTDYSAFYGNPSLQHYREYKDAAAKVNARLSSMLQYVLCVSRFAHYVKVIGRDKVGSFATPEDCQAHIERWLRNYIDASPDASDEQRARYPLRSARVSVVERPGRPGDYVATVHLQPHFQLDQLISAFELVTEVSARRAA from the coding sequence ATGAATGCTGTAACCGGCCGCCGCGCGGACGCCGCCTTCGGCGCCTATGTGTTCCGCGCATTGGAGAGGGCCCTGGCCAACGGCCGGGGCCCTTTGCGCGAGCGGCTCGTTGGCGCGCTGGAGCTGGCGATCGCCCTGATCGACGAGCTGGTGCAGGACCAGCTCAACGCCGTGCTGCACAACCCCCGCTTCCAGCGCCTGGAGGCGACCTGGCGCGGGGTGCGCTACCTCGCCGGCCAGCTGTTGCCGAAGGACAACGTCAAGATCCGCGTGCTCAACATCCGCTGGCGCGACATCTGCCGCGACATCGAGCGGGCGATCGAGTTCGACCAGGCGGCGCTGTTCCAGCTGATCTACGACCAGGAGTTCGGCATCGCCGGCGGCGAGCCCTACGGCCTGCTGGTGGTCGACCACGAGGTGCAGCACAGCCCGAGCGCCGACCATCCGACCGACGACATCTCGGCCCTGAAAGGCCTGGCGCAGATCGCCGCGGCGGCGTTCGCGCCGTGCATCCTGGGCTGCGCGCCGGCGCTGCTGGAGGTCGACCGCTTCACCGGCATCGGCGCGACCACCGGTTTCACGGGCGTGTTCCGCAAGCCGGTCTACGCGCGCTGGCGCGCGATGCAGGAATCCGAGGACGCCCGCTTCGTCGGGCTGACCCTGCCGCACGTGCTGATGCGCCTGCCCTACACCGATGCCGGTCGCGCGCGCGACCGGTTCCGCTTTCGCGAGGACGTCAGCGACCCCACCGGCGACGCCTATCTGTGGGGCAGCGCCGGCTTCGCCTTCGCCGGCATCGTGATCCGCGCGTTCCAGCGCTATCGCTGGTTCGCCGACATCCGCGGCGCCCGGCGCGATTCGCTCAGCGGCGGCCTGGTCACCGACCTGCCGGTGCACTGCTTCGCCACCGACCGCGACGGCGTCGCCATCCGCATCTCGACCGATGTCGCGCTGACCGAGACCCAGGAGATCGGCCTTAGCGACGCCGGGATCATTCCGCTTATGAAATGCAAGGACACCGACTATTCGGCGTTCTACGGCAACCCGTCGCTGCAGCACTATCGCGAGTACAAGGACGCCGCCGCCAAGGTCAACGCCCGGCTGTCGTCGATGCTGCAGTACGTGCTGTGCGTTTCCCGCTTCGCCCACTACGTCAAGGTGATCGGCCGCGACAAGGTCGGCTCGTTCGCCACCCCGGAGGACTGCCAGGCTCATATCGAGCGCTGGCTGCGCAACTATATCGACGCCAGCCCCGACGCTTCGGACGAGCAGCGCGCCCGCTATCCGCTGCGCTCCGCCAGGGTGTCGGTGGTGGAGCGGCCGGGCCGGCCGGGCGACTATGTCGCCACCGTGCACCTGCAGCCGCACTTCCAGCTCGACCAGCTGATCTCGGCCTTCGAGCTGGTCACCGAGGTCAGCGCGCGGCGGGCGGCATGA